The genomic interval ATCGCCCGCACGTGATCGGCGGCGTAGCCGAAGGTGCGCCCCAGAATGCCCAGACCACCGCCCAGGTGGTAGCCGATCACGCCGACCGACAGCGACGAGCCGTTCAGCGGGGCCAGCCCGTGCGCCACGGCGGCGTCGATCAGCGCACCGGCCTGCACCCCGGCCGCCACCCGCGCGGTGCGGGCCGCGGCGTCGACGGAGACGGCGGTCATCCGGCGGGTACTGATCAGCACGCCGCCCTCGGCGGCCACCGACAGGCCGTGGCCGGTCGCCTGTACCGCGATCGGAAGGTCGTGGCGCGCAGCGTATTCCACTGCGGCACGGACGTCCTCGGCGTGCGCGGCGCCGACGACGACGCCCGGGCGGTGGGTGTAGGCGGTCTGGAATCCGGCGATCTCGGCGTCGTATCCGGCGTCGCCGGGGCGGAAGACGGGGCCGGTGAGGGTGGGGAGATCCGTGTTCGTCATGTCATCGACGATGCCGCCGCGGCGGTGAGAAGTGAAACAGATAGATCTTCTGCTAACTAGAATCGTCAGTTATGGAGCTTCGGCAGTTGCGCTACTTCGTCACCGTGGTCGAGGAAGCCGGCTTCACCCGCGCCGCGGCACGGTTGCATCTGGCTCAGCCGGGGTTGTCCGCGCAGATCCGGCAGCTGGAACGGGAACTCGGCCAGCAACTGCTCGACCGGTCCGGGCGCACGGTGACCCCGACCGCGGCCGGTGCGGCCGTGCTGCCGCACGCGCGTTCCGCACTCGCCGCCGCCGAGCGGGTCCGGCACACCGCCGACGAGTTCACCGGGCTGCTGCGCGGGCACATCCGCCTGGGCACCATCTCCGGCGCGGCCACCGAGGAATTCGATCTCGCGGCGATCCTGGCCGACTTCCACGACGACCATCCGCAGGTCGAGATCACCCTCACCGAAACCAGTTCCGATCTGATGCTGGACGAGCTGGAACGCGGCGCGCTGGACATCGCACTGGTGGGACTCACCGGCGCGGACCTCGATCCCCGCGTCGGCCGCGAGGTCGTGCTCGAAACCACCCTCGTCGCGGCGGTCGCCGCACATGAGCCGGACCCGCCGGATGCCTTGCCGCTGCACGCCCTGCGCGACCGCCCGCTGATCTGCCTGGTGCGCGGCACCGGCATCCGTGGCGTACTCGAACGCGGTTGCGCCGCAGCGGGGTTCACACCGAATGTGGCTTTCGAGGCCGCCGCTCCCCCGCTACTGCTGCGACTGGCCGCCCGGGGCTTGGGCACGGCCGTGGTGCCCGCGCTCACGCCCGAGGAGGCCGCCGCCTTCGGCGTGCGCACGATCCCGATCGTCGAACCCGAGCTGCGCGGGCAGCTCGCGCTCGCATGGCGCACCGACCGGCTGACCGCCCCCGCCGCGAAAGTCCTCCTGGGCCAACTGCGTATCGCCTTGGCGCGACGCAAGGAACGCCCCACCGGCCGCGACTGACCGGCGCCGGCGCGACCGCCTCAGCGCAGGCCGAGCACGGACCGCAGGCCGCCGTCCCGGACGGCTTGCACGGCGACCAGGCCCAGCAGCACCACCCCGGTG from Nocardia wallacei carries:
- a CDS encoding LysR family transcriptional regulator — encoded protein: MELRQLRYFVTVVEEAGFTRAAARLHLAQPGLSAQIRQLERELGQQLLDRSGRTVTPTAAGAAVLPHARSALAAAERVRHTADEFTGLLRGHIRLGTISGAATEEFDLAAILADFHDDHPQVEITLTETSSDLMLDELERGALDIALVGLTGADLDPRVGREVVLETTLVAAVAAHEPDPPDALPLHALRDRPLICLVRGTGIRGVLERGCAAAGFTPNVAFEAAAPPLLLRLAARGLGTAVVPALTPEEAAAFGVRTIPIVEPELRGQLALAWRTDRLTAPAAKVLLGQLRIALARRKERPTGRD